Proteins encoded within one genomic window of Psilocybe cubensis strain MGC-MH-2018 chromosome 2, whole genome shotgun sequence:
- a CDS encoding DNA topoisomerase 3-alpha produces the protein MRVLCVAEKPSISKAITQILSGGQYETRNTNSRFIKNYDFDYQPARAFFTVTAVIGHLTSNDFPATHRQWHSCDPFELFDAPVETQVASDKKDIERNLQSEARRSDVLMIWTDCDREGEHIGMEIARVCRQVKPGIRVKRARFSAIIAQQIHNAAQNPVELDRRQADAVEARIMLDLKVGAAFTRLQTLILQGRVPQIEAEKSVVSYGPCQFPTLGFVVQRYQLVKNFRPEMFWYIYLSLSRPGSEEETKFTWKRNHLFEEAVVAALFAMMGNSPAVVTKVTNKTTKKWKPLPLTTVELQKAGSRLLRLAPKKVLDVAEALYTSGFVSYPRTETDEFDPQFDHMSLINKQTVDPTWGQFATALTQGGYSSPRRGKNNDKAHPPIHPTAHAANLTGDEKRVYEYITRRYLACCSKDAEGWQTTVEVTCGGEDFSATGLVVKERNYLEVYVYDKWTGHHVPDFREGEEFQPTVCEIRQGETTRPNYLTEADLVTLMDKNGIGTDATIAQHIETIVKRNYVIERFEGAVKYLVPSTLGIGLVEGYNLIGLTKSVSKPQMRRETERRMVQVCEGTTTKNDMLTHSLDQYKEMFIIVRREFAKVSDYLAGQGGAENGEGGRNGPGGHGGDGGGGRGGGGGGGGGGGGGGGSGRGGRGGNGAARGSGRGQPSTRAARGSNGAGRGRGRGGAPNSGNMICIDDTDDDDDGFGSAPSRAVPKPRSTKAQAAPSSSTAVASSSRQSAPLHITSSWSATTITPAPAVQPISRSSAGDGPQCECNIPAVQKTVVRETASKGRQYWTCSQNGCGFFQWADDVPGASGSSSSSSGIPQKRTYSKTRDASTSEGLPRQCACGEDAIILTVQKENENKGRKFWKCQRKEAPCDYFEWDDKPPKVGTFGSNGGTMPSRTSSLNTSKASTTDCNQTGHWATSCPNSDSSSNSRSKSFGNSSYNKSSSATCFKCQKPGHYSTSCPNDGSIGGGSKAQFSGQDSSGNECYKCGSAGHWSTHCPSGGSSSGSKRGSKRGRGGSSTRGRRGRGGSKKKSAFAAADDY, from the exons ATGAGGGTACTATGCGTCGCCGAAAAACCCTCAATTTCGAAGGCGATCACTCAAATATTGTCCGGCGGCCAATACGAGACT AGGAATACGAATTCTAGATTTATCAAGAATTATGACTTTGACTACCAGCCTGCAAGAGCATTTTTTACTGTTACAGCAGTGATAGGTCACTTAACATCCAACGACTTCCCCGCCACTCACCGGCAATGGCATTCGTGTGATCCGTTCGAACTATTCGACGCGCCAGTAGAAACTCAGGTCGCGTCAGATAAGAAGGACATAGAGCGTAATCTTCAATCTGAAGCACGACGGTCAGACGTACTCATGATATGGACGGATTGCGATCGAGAAGGAGAGCATATTGGCATGGAGATTGCCCGTGTTTGTCGACAAGTAAAGCCTGGAATTCGCGTAAAGCGGGCAAGATTCAGTGCTATCATTGCACA ACAGATACACAATGCTGCACAAAACCCAGTCGAGTTGGATAGACGTCAAGCGGATGCAGTGGAGGCTCGAATAATGCTGGATTTGAAGGTTGGAGCGGCGTTTACCAGACTACAGACATTAATCTTGCAAGGACGCGTTCCTCAGATTGAGGCAGAAAAGAGCGTAGTCTCATATG GACCTTGCCAATTCCCTACTCTCGGATTCGTGGTACAACGATACCAACTCGTCAAGAACTTTCGCCCCGAAATGTTCTGGTACATATACCTGTCCCTTTCACGACCAGGgagtgaagaagaaactAAATTCACGTGGAAGCGGAACCACCTTTTCGAAGAGGCTGTTGTCGCAGCGCTTTTCGCGATGATGGGCAACTCGCCCGCCGTTGTTACCAAAGTGACGAacaagacgacgaagaaatgGAAACCTCTTCCTCTCACCACTGTTGAGCTGCAGAAAGCCGGCTCCCGACTGCTTCGCCTGGCTCCAAAGAAGGTGTTGGATGTCGCCGAGGCTCTGTACACCTCTGGTTTCGTGTCGTATCCAAGAACAGAGACAGACGAATTCGATCCACAGTTCGACCATATGTCGTTGATTAACAAGCAAACAGTGGACCCTACATGGGGACAATTTGCCACAGC ACTGACTCAAGGCGGATATAGCTCGCCACGGCGAGGGAAGAACAACGACAAAGCACACCCTCCAATTCACCCTACTGCGCATGCCGCCAACCTAACCGGGGACGAAAAACGCGTTTATGAGTACATAACCAGACGATACCTTGCTTGCTGCTCCAAGGATGCCGAGGGATGGCAAACAACAGTGGAGGTCACTTGTGGTGGGGAGGACTTCTCTGCCACGGGCCTGGTCGTAAAAGAGCGAAACTATCTGGAAGTCTATGTATATGATAAGTGGACTGGACACCATGTGCCTGATTTTAGGGAGGGAGAAGAATTCCAGCCTACAGTATGTGAGATCAGGCAGGGGGAAACGACAAGGCCGAATTATTTGACGGAAGCAGATTTGGTTACGCTCATGGATAAGAATGGCATCG GCACGGACGCGACAATTGCTCAACACATCGAAACCATTGTCAAACGAAACTACGTCATTGAACGGTTTGAGGGCGCAGTTAAGTATCTCGTTCCCTCGACACTCGGAATAGGGCTAGTGGAAGGCTACAATTTAATCGGCCTGACAAAGAGCGTCAGCAAACCACAAATGCGTCGTGAG ACTGAACGTAGGATGGTTCAAGTCTGCGAAGGAACGACTACCAAAAATGACATGCTAACACACAGCCTCGACCAGTACAAGGAAATGTTCATCATCGTGCGGAGAGAGTTTGCTAAAGTGTCTGAT TATCTTGCTGGTCAAGGTGGGGCTGAGAATGGGGAAGGTGGAAGAAATGGTCCTGGCGGGCATGGGGGTGACGGAGGTGGCGGTcgagggggtggtggtggtggcggcggcggtggtggtggtggtggcggaaGTGGCAGAGGTGGTAGAGGTGGCAACGGGGCTGCGCGTGGTAGTGGCAGGGGTCAACCTTCAACTCGCGCTGCACGCGGAAGCAATGGCGCAGGACGGGGCCGCGGAAGAGGCGGGGCGCCAAACTCTGGCAATATGATTTGCATTGACGACACTGACGATGACG ACGACGGTTTCGGATCTGCCCCATCTAGAGCTGTGCCAAAACCCAGGTCAACAAAAGCGCAAGCTGCACCTAGTTCTTCTACCGCCGTTGCGTCGAGTTCTCGGCAGAGCGCTCCACTTCACATAACATCTTCGTGGTCCGCAACCACTATCACCCCTGCTCCTGCTGTACAACCAATCTCGAGGTCATCAGCCGGCGACGGACCCCAGTGCGAATGCAATATACCAGCTGTCCAGAAGACCGTAGTCCGTGAAACCGCTTCCAAAGGAAGGCAATATTGGACCTGCTCTCAGAATGGATGTGGATTTTTCCAGTGGGCAGACGATGTCCCTGGAGCTAGTGGCAGCAGTAGCAGCAGTTCGGGTATACCTCAAAAGCGAACATATTCCAAG ACGAGAGACGCGTCGACCAGTGAAGGCCTGCCGCGTCAGTGTGCGTGTGGAGAGGATGCGATCATTCTAACGGTACAAAAGGAAAATGAAAACAAAGGCCGCAAGTTTTGGAAATGtcagaggaaagaagcacCATGCGATTATTTTGAGTGGGACGACAAACCACCGAAAGTTGGGACATTTGGTTCGAATGGTGGGACTATGCCCTCGAGAACGTCGTCTTTGAACACGAGTAAAGCAAGTACAACGGAT TGCAACCAAACCGGCCACTGGGCAACTT CCTGTCCAAACAGCGACAGTTCAAGCAACTCGCGGTCAAAGAGCTTCGGCAACAGCTCCTACAACAAATCTTCCAGCGCGACATGCTTCAAGTGTCAGAAGCCAGGCCATTACAGCACAT CTTGTCCGAATGATGGGTCCATCGGCGGTGGGTCTAAAGCTCAGTTTAGTGGACAGGATTCATCCGGAAACGAGTGTTATAAATGTGGTAGCGCTGGTCATTGGAGTACAC ATTGTCCCTCTGGTGGTAGCTCCAGCGGATCTAAGCGAGGTTCTAAACGTGGTCGTGGTGGTTCTTCGACTAGAGgcagaagaggacgaggaggaagcaaaaagaaatcTGCTTTTGCGGCGGCTGA
- a CDS encoding U3 small nucleolar RNA-associated protein 25 — MTDNTVTTKLLTLLNVSATKIGKRKRFEDEFVPAEKLNKRKASISFAQPKAMEKVVEAAKEIVEASKDVEMQETVEEADDNTVDDGYEKHFGLAPSCLSESSRSAVENQAWSTLREKNGKLGSAIVSIPAHSEASTSSCTSEIDILESLKAPFLTRQAKQAKNQGELQHDILSTLSTRKDLYITATPLETKRCTREAIALHALNHVSKKRRRVLKNNERLTRAAKANPDAPPLEDVQDQGFTRPSVLILLPFRSSALDWFRAITSHTPPPTFQVENQSRFLSEYGLPEGAIDKLVTAEPGTYPPDHVDTFKGNVDDNFRVGIKLTRKTIKMFADFYGCDIIIASPLGLRRSIEKEHNADYLTSIEVLVIDQMDALTMQNWEHVKFVMNHINKLPKESHDTDFSRIKPWYLDGFAPYLRQSILLSAYETAETRSLYNNTLKNVEGKIRTEKHWPPIEVPAGIDQNFVHFDCVSPVDEPEKRFQYFTTQLLSSVLKSAVQSTNTIVFIPSSFDFIRVQNYFRKHSGVSFTVLSEYSTNQDISRARQAFFSGDKSFLLMSERFHFYKRYKIRGSRNILFYGPPDHPQYFTELLSFPFLDDGVEPSDVTCRVLFSKYDRFRLERIVGTEAAIELIKSS; from the exons ATGACCGACAATACAGTAACAACAAAACTTCTCACTCTTCTTAATGTATCTGCCACGAAGATTGGAAAAAGAAAGCGCTTCGAAGACGAATTTGTACCAGCCGAAAAACTAAATAAACGCAAGGCGTCTATATCTTTCGCTCAGCCCAAGGCAATGGAAAAGGTGGTTGAGGCGGCCAAAGAAATTGTCGAGGCTTCCAAAGATGTAGAGATGCAGGAGACTGTAGAAGAGGCCGATGACAACACGGTAGATG ATGGTTACGAGAAGCATTTTGGTCTTGCCCCGTCATGTTTATCCGAGTCGTCAAGATCTGCGGTGGAAAACCAGGCATGGTCAACTTTGAGAGAGAAAAATGGCAAATTAGGCTCGGCAATAGTGTCAATACCTGCTCATTCAGAAGCAAGTACTTCAAGTTGCACTTCTGAAATTGAT ATTTTGGAGAGTCTGAAAGCTCCTTTCTTGACTAGACAAGCGAAACAAGCAAAGA ATCAAGGGGAATTGCAGCATGACATCCTATCTACATTATCTACCCGGAAGGATTTATATATCACCGCTACTCCACTTGAAACCAAGCGGTGCACAAGAGAAGCCATCGCCCTACATGCGTTAAACCATGTATCAAA AAAGCGTCGACGTGTCCTCAAGAACAACGAACGTCTAACACGCGCAGCAAAAGCCAACCCAGACGCCCCACCCCTCGAAGACGTCCAAGACCAAGGATTTACCCGCCCTAGCGTGCTCATCCTTCTCCCCTTCCGCTCCTCCGCCCTCGACTGGTTCCGAGCCATCACATCGCATACTCCACCCCCTACGTTCCAAGTTGAAAACCAGTCTCGCTTCCTGTCTGAATACGGCCTCCCAGAGGGCGCTATCGACAAGCTCGTCACTGCTGAGCCCGGTACATATCCTCCTGACCACGTCGACACGTTCAAGGGCAACGTCGATGATAACTTCCGTGTTGGTATTAAATTGACGAGGAAAACGATCAAGATGTTTGCAGATTTCTATGGCTGCGATATCATAATTGCTAGCCCTCTTGGCCTCCGCCGTTCGATTGAGAAAGAACA CAATGCGGACTATCTGACGTCTATCGAGGTCCTTGTGATCGACCAGATGGATGCTCTTACGATGCAAAATTGGGAACACGTTAAA TTCGTCATGAACCACATAAACAAACTTCCCAAAGAATCGCATGATACTGATTTTTCACGCATCAAGCCATGGTACCTCGACGGTTT TGCACCTTACCTCCGCCAGTCAATTCTACTGTCGGCTTATGAAACGGCAGAAACCAGATCATTGTACAATAACACTCTCAAAAATGTCGAAGGCAAGATTAGGACAGAGAAGCATTGGCCACCCATTGAAGTGCCAGCCGGTATCGACCAG AACTTTGTGCATTTCGATTGTGTTAGCCCAGTAGATGAGCCTGAAAAACGATTCCAATATTTCACGACACAG CTGCTATCGTCTGTACTCAAATCCGCTGTACAAAGCACGAACACCATCGTCTTCATACCTTCCTCATTCGATTTCATCCGCGTCCAAAACTACTTCAGAAAACACTCTGGCGTGTCATTCACCGTCCTGTCCGA ATACTCGACAAACCAAGACATCTCCCGTGCTCGCCAAGCCTTCTTCTCTGGCGACAAGTCCTTCCTGCTCATGAGTGAGAGGTTCCACTTCTACAAGCGCTACAAGATTCGCGGCAGCCGTAACATCCTTTTCTACGGGCCACCCGACCACCCACAGTATTTCACCGAGCTGCTTTCGTTCCCCTTCCTTGACGATGGTGTGGAGCCATCAGATGTGACATGTCGTGTGCTGTTCTCGAAGTATGACAGGTTTAGGCTGGAGAGAATTGTCGGCACAGAGGCAGCGATTGAGCTTATTAAGTCGTCATAG
- a CDS encoding UPF0743 protein (UPF0743 protein C215.06c), with protein MSLGYRCNACTDVVKKPKLDQHRARCGAAFDCIDCSKTFNTPAEYKSHTSCISEAEKYQKSVYKGPKTGAAASSQPAKAVQKSQEASAQPKEEEKNARASNAQWFHPPGGASSNSNGYNGGGRGGGRGGYGGRGGRGGGYNSWGPRTNASGANDTPLGANSRNMPTPPPAPTAASTEETTEAKKDKKRKSMDSEDTPAVSTKKAKKEDKPSEPDAGSSKEDSKKEKKSKKDKKNKDASEAVVTVEAEKEKEEVKEKKDKKEKKEKRKSDESSPPAESSKEEKSEKKEKEKSSKKEKKNKSKSPTEPSMDVDTAASTVVESKEEQSEKKAKGKSSKKEKKDKSKSPSEPAMDVDATPATEATEEKEKKKKSKKEKKEKASSDSMDVDCPPVIEVSEKKKEKKQKKDKSLKALPAVVTVS; from the exons ATGTCCCTGGGATACAGATGCAATG CCTGCACAGATGTCGTGAAAAAGCCCAAGCTTGACCAACACCGCGCGCGATGCGGTGCTGCTTTCGATTGCATTGACTGTTCAAAAACATTCAACACTCCTGCCGAGTACAAGTCTCATACTTCGTGCATCAGCGAGGCCGAGAAATACCAAAAGAGCGTGTATAAAGGACCGAAGACT GGTGCTGCTGCCTCTTCTCAGCCGGCGAAGGCTGTTCAAAAGTCTCAAGAGGCCTCCGCACAAccaaaggaagaagagaaaaacgcACGCGCGTCCAACGCGCAGTGGTTCCATCCTCCCGGCGGCGCCTCCTCTAACTCCAATGGCTACAACGGTGGAGGTCGTGGTGGTGGACGGGGAGGGTATGGAGGACGTGGGGGACGTGGGGGAGGGTATAATTCGTGGGGGCCGAGGACGAATGCATCAGGTGCGAATGATACGCCTCTTGGTGCCAATTCGCGGAACATGCCTACTCCCCCGCCTGCCCCCACTGCTGCTTCCACTGAGGAAACCACTGAGGCGAAGAAGGATAAAAAGAGGAAGTCGATGGATTCTGAGGATACT CCCGCTGTATCTaccaaaaaagcaaagaaggaGGACAAGCCTTCAGAGCCCGACGCTGGGTCTTCGAAAGAGGATtccaagaaagagaaaaaatcCAAGAAGGACAAAAAGAACAAGGATGCGTCAGAAGCTGTCGTAACTGTAGAagcggagaaggagaaggaggaagtgaaagagaagaaagataagaaggagaagaaggagaaacgCAAATCAGACGAATCTTCTCCTCCTGCAGAGTCCAgcaaggaagaaaaatcggaaaagaaggaaaaggagaagagcagcaagaaggagaaaaagaacaaatcAAAATCGCCTACGGAACCCTCCATGGACGTAGACACGGCAGCTTCTACTGTTGTGGAGTCGAAGGAGGAACAATCAGAAAAGAAGGCTAAGGGGAAGAGCagcaagaaggagaaaaaagacaaatcTAAATCGCCCTCGGAACCCGCTATGGATGTTGATGCGACTCCTGCCACTGAGGCCACcgaagagaaggagaagaaaaagaaaagtaaaaaggagaagaaggaaaaggctTCCTCTGACTCGATGGATGTGGATTGCCCGCCAGTGATAGAGGTTTcggagaaaaagaaggagaaaaaacagaaaaaggaTAAATCATTGAAGGCGTTGCCTGCTGTTGTCACTGTTTCATGA
- a CDS encoding Autophagy-related protein 3 — protein sequence MQTLQSHFFAVREYISPVLKESKFKEHGRITPEEFVAAGDFLVYKFPVWTWEKGDATKTRDFLPVDKQYLVTRGVPCLRRATSLAYTDDDADAERLLSFADSSMPSAEGDEWVETHAGRKSAKEGGGEIAEIPDLEIPGDGEGLDGLASGMGALSLGAGGGAAGGEPEILDLDEIPDMEEDLEDEDEATAATKPAPAKTYPSGLVDPNPVEASKNNLLQVRTYDVMITYDKYYQTPRVWLIGYDENGTPLTPPQIFQDISADHAHKTVTIEPFIHSTSLQAASVHPCKHSSVMKKVIERMNNSVVAEQLARKAPAGSSTGPTSPSGKEKDGKKKWLFSRKASGSGKDAPSSATGEEEEVEGMRVDFYLVVFLKFIASIVPTIEVDSTTSF from the exons ATGCAGACACTTCAG TCCCATTTCTTCGCGGTTCGCGAGTACATTAGCCCC GTCCTGAAAGAGAGCAAGTTCAAAGAGCACGGTCGCATCACGCCAG AGGAGTTCGTCGCAGCGGGTGACTTTTTGGTATACAAGTTCCCCGTATGGACATG GGAGAAAGGAGACGCTACCAAGACCCGCGATTTCCTGCCTGTTGATAAGCAATACCTCGTCACGCGCGGGGTGCCCTGCCTGCGGCGCGCGACGTCGCTCGCGTACACGGACGACGACGCGGACGCCGAGCGGCTGCTCTCCTTCGCGGATTCGTCGATGCCGAGTGCGGAGGGCGACGAGTGGGTCGAGACACACGCGGGGCGCAAGTCGGCCAAGGAGGGTGGAGGCGAGATCGCGGAGATTCCTGACTTGGAGATTCCTGGGGACGGCGAGGGGCTCGATGGGCTCGCGTCAGGAATGGGCGCGTTGTCGCTCGGTGCAGGCGGGGGTGCGGCTGGTGGCGAGCCTGAaattttggatttggatgaGATCCCGGACATGGAGGAAGATctggaggacgaggatgaggcGACTGCTGCGACGAAACCTGCTCCAGCGAAAACCTATCCATCCGGGCTGGTCGATCCAAA TCCAGTTGAGGCGTCAAAGAACaatcttctgcaagtgcgaACTTATGATGTGATGATCACATACGACAAGTACTACCAAACCCCAAGAGTCTGGCTGATCGGCTATGACGAG AATGGCACACCCCTGACGCCTCCACAAATCTTCCAAGACATTTCGGCTGACCACGCCCACAAAACTGTGACAATTGAACCTTTCATCCACTCAACTTCTCTGCAAGCTGCCTCCGTGCACCCGTGCAAGCACTCGAGCGTGATGAAGAAGGTCATCGAGCGTATGAACAACAGCGTCGTCGCTGAGCAGCTCGCGCGCAAAGCTCCTGCCGGCTCCTCCACTGGGCCAACATCGCCCTCGGGGAAGGAAAAAGACGGCAAGAAAAAGTGGCTTTTCAGCAGGAAGGCGAGCGGGAGCGGAAAGGATGCGCCCTCCAGTGCCACCggcgaagaagaggaggtggagggcaTGAGGGTGGACTTTTATCTCGTTGTATTCCTCAAGTTTATTGCAAGCATCGTGCCGACAATCGAGGTCGACTCGACGACGTCTTTCTAA